The DNA window ATTTTGCAAAACAATTGCTTTGAGGCAACCTATCCAGAGAGGATTGCTATTGAGGCTTTCAACCAATTGCCAATGTTCACCACCTGCTTCTTCAAACACTTCTTTATATTCTTCTCCTACTTCAATGGTTGTTTCCAGACAATCGGCAACAAATGCCGGGGAAAAAGCCAATACTCTTTTTTTTCCTTTTTGAGCCAATTCTTTAATAGTATCTTCGGTATAAGGCTTGAGCCATGGGTCGCGCCCTAAGCGAGACTGAAAACAAGTAGTCACTTGATCATCTTTGAGCTCCAGTGCCTGAGCCAGTAGGCGGGTAGTAGCAAAGCATTGTGCTCTATAACAACCACGGTTATGGCTATGTAAAGTAGCGCAACAATTGGCTTGCCCCTCAAGGTAAGGGTTGGCTGCCGCCTCTTTCAAACAACTACCTGTATGATCACCTTTACGAATTTGTCTTTCAGGTAAGCCATGATAACTAAATAGCACATGATCATACTCAGCTTCTTTCAAGTATTTTTTTCCTATTTCGGCAAAAGCATGCACAAACTCAGGATAGTCAAAAAAGCTTTGTACAAAATGAATGTCAGGCACAATTTGCCATTTTTTTACCAACTCCATTACTTTTTGGTGCACTGAGCCAGAAGTAGCAGAAGCGTATTGAGGAAACAAAGGAATTACAATGATACGTTCAAGGCCTTTATTTTTGAGTCTATCCAACGCCACTTGTACACTGGGATTTTGGTAACGCATGCCAAGGCTTACAATAAAGTTATCACCTAAAGCCTCCTGGAGTAGCTTTTCTACTTCAAAGCCATAAATCTTGATGGGAGAACCTTCTTCAGTCCATAGCTTTTGG is part of the Microscilla marina ATCC 23134 genome and encodes:
- the hemH gene encoding ferrochelatase — translated: MASTTHQPKTGVLIVNLGTPDNPKTPAVRRYLREFLMDGRVIDIPYIPRFLLVNGIISTFRAPKSAKEYQKLWTEEGSPIKIYGFEVEKLLQEALGDNFIVSLGMRYQNPSVQVALDRLKNKGLERIIVIPLFPQYASATSGSVHQKVMELVKKWQIVPDIHFVQSFFDYPEFVHAFAEIGKKYLKEAEYDHVLFSYHGLPERQIRKGDHTGSCLKEAAANPYLEGQANCCATLHSHNRGCYRAQCFATTRLLAQALELKDDQVTTCFQSRLGRDPWLKPYTEDTIKELAQKGKKRVLAFSPAFVADCLETTIEVGEEYKEVFEEAGGEHWQLVESLNSNPLWIGCLKAIVLQNAQLQPKVLESRSTTVEE